In Marispirochaeta aestuarii, the genomic window AGAAACCCATTACAGGTGCCTGAGTTCGGCTGAGACCTTCCCATCCCCGAAATCCGCCACGGCATAGCGCCCGTCCTTCAAACTCCCAGGATTTACCAGCAGGGATTCGCCGAAGCTGGAAACGGAACACGACTCGTGGATATGACCTGTGCAGACCAGGGAAGGACGGTAGTTCCTGATAAACTCAGCCACGGATGTGCTTCCCACATGCTTTCCGGCGGCTACCCGGTCGGCCTCGCTATCTGCCGGAGGCTGATGCACCAGGAGTATCCACTCCCTTCCCTCTATACCGTCCGGGAGGCCTTCAAGTTCGGAAGCCGCCTCCTCTTCGCTGTAGGTGGAGGGAGTCGGTATGGGTGCAGGCAGGGAACCGCCCAGGCCGATAACCGGGACCCCAGCCACAGTTACCAGCTTTCCATGGGCGAAGATTCCCTCTTCTGCGAGCAGATCCATTACACCCGGCCGGTCGCAGTTGCCGTGAATCGCCAGAACCGGGATCTTGAAGCTGCGAAGAATCTCGACCACCGAAAGGGCGTCCTTTCTGCCCCCGAAGTGGGTAAGATCCCCGGCGAGAAGCAGCAGATCAGCCGCCCTCTCCTTTTCAGATAACTTCTGAAGTTTATCGATTGAAGCGTGGATGTCCGAGATAATCAAAAGTTTCATGCTCCCTTCCCCCTCATTAACTCCTCTTGTCAAGTATGCTTCTGTAGAGTTCAGCCTCCACTGACATCAGCCGGGGATCCTCCAGACGACG contains:
- a CDS encoding metallophosphoesterase family protein, with product MKLLIISDIHASIDKLQKLSEKERAADLLLLAGDLTHFGGRKDALSVVEILRSFKIPVLAIHGNCDRPGVMDLLAEEGIFAHGKLVTVAGVPVIGLGGSLPAPIPTPSTYSEEEAASELEGLPDGIEGREWILLVHQPPADSEADRVAAGKHVGSTSVAEFIRNYRPSLVCTGHIHESCSVSSFGESLLVNPGSLKDGRYAVADFGDGKVSAELRHL